CTCATTTCCATACTCGACAGAAACGCCTGTGTACTTAACATCCCTGAGCGGGACAGGGAAGGAGTCATCAGAAGGATTGCTACGATCGCATCCAAGACAGAAGCGCTGACAGGAGTTTCACCCGAAATAATTTACGAAAAACTCATGTCGCGCGAAACAGAGGGATCAACCGGCATTGGTAACGGCATCGCCATACCTCACGCCCGAATCGAGGGGATGAAGGCTTTCCTTCTTTTTATCGTGACTTCACACCGTGGAGCCGAATTTAATTCCATTGATAAAAAAAGGGTACACACCTTCTTTGTAGTCATCGGTCCAGAGGAACGAATCAATGATCATTTAAAAATACTCGCGGCAATATCCCACATTCTCGCATCATCAAACGTGAAAAAAGAACTCCGCAGAGCCATAACCAACACGGCTCTGTATGAAGCATTTCTACGCAACGTGCGTATCGCGGATTCAAAATACGATTCCACACAGAAATTCAAGGCTCTCTTTGTCATTCTTTATTTTGAAGAATTCCTCTACGACATACTCGAATTTTTCATCCAGGAAGGAATCGAAGGAGCCACTATTTTTGATTCATCGGGAATGGGGCAGTACATATCTAATATACCCCTGTTTGCAAGTTTCATAGGTTTCATGAACGAAACCAAAAATCACAGCAACACTATTGTCGCTATGATTCCGGAGAACAGGTTCAATGATATAGTCGAAGGAATCGAGGAGATTACGGGAAACCTCGACAAAAAGGAAGGCGCCATGCTTTTCGCGGTCGATGTCAGCTTCGCGAGGGGCACGATGAAAATGATGTAGGAGAACCATGAAACTGTACGAGATTTTCGTCAATGGTCTGGCCGTCAAAATTAAACCTACGGACAATGAATGCTTCTCATGAATTTAAATTGAAATTTCTACAGAAAAGGCATCAGAACTGCGATAGTAAAATTAATGATTGCATGGGCAAAAAAGCGGAGCTGTGAGAAAATTCAAGTGAATGACTATGAAAATCAGAGTTTTCAATAAATCAGATGAAAAAGAAGTCATCGAACTTTGGATCAAATGCGGACTTGTCAGGCCCTGGAACAATCCGCGGAAGGACATCGAATCAAGAGTTCTACAAATCACTGGATTATAAAATAGATGATGTCATAAGTATGGGAAAAAGGCTGAAAGAGGACGACATGTACGAGGAGACTTGATTATGGGCGATTTCCCTGTTTTCATGAAAAACGCTCTAAACAAAATACCCGTTTCGACACAGAACACGAAGGATATCGAAGGTTTTTATTTCGAAGGGAAAGACGGTTCCCAGATGGCTTTCTGGACCAGCTTTTCCGACAGAACTTCCGAAAAACACATGCATGACTTCGACGAATACATGACGGTTGTCAATGGTCAGTATACAGTTTACGTCGAAGGCGAAAAAACGGTTCTGAATCCCGGAGACGAACTCTTCATACCGAAAGGGAAAGAACAATGGGGGGAATGTCTGGCTGGGACGAGGACCATCCATTGCTTCGGCGGTAAAAGAATAAATCCGGGAAAAAGCACTGAAACTGAAAATGATCTGGGAAAATAATCTTGGAAAGCATGAACCGGAAAATAATCGACAGGATAATAAAACAAACCGGCGCTCAGGATCTCGTTCAACTGCTGGTCGACAAACTTTCTTTCGGGGAACTGCAGTCGCTTCTGTTGAAAGTGTTCGAGTTGAAGACTAAAAAGAAAAGGCATAAAGACGTTCTTTCAGAATACCGGACAAACAGATTCTCCCGGCCTTCGGACATAAGTCCACTGATGCACAGAAAGTTCGAATTAGCCGTATTTTCACTGCTCCCCACCGGATTTGAAACAATAGACCTTTCGCCTCTCACGCCGCTCGGGACAACCAGTGTTCTGACGCCTGTTCACCAGAACAACGTCATCTCGACGGTGAGAAACACCGAGGTCGCGGCAGACACGACAAACATCCTCGCCCTTGAATGTGCAAAAAGGCGCGGCGAACTTCTGATGAACAACAAAAAGAACAATTATCCGGTAAAACTATGTTCGAGTCAGCGA
This candidate division WOR-3 bacterium DNA region includes the following protein-coding sequences:
- a CDS encoding PTS sugar transporter subunit IIA; protein product: LISILDRNACVLNIPERDREGVIRRIATIASKTEALTGVSPEIIYEKLMSRETEGSTGIGNGIAIPHARIEGMKAFLLFIVTSHRGAEFNSIDKKRVHTFFVVIGPEERINDHLKILAAISHILASSNVKKELRRAITNTALYEAFLRNVRIADSKYDSTQKFKALFVILYFEEFLYDILEFFIQEGIEGATIFDSSGMGQYISNIPLFASFIGFMNETKNHSNTIVAMIPENRFNDIVEGIEEITGNLDKKEGAMLFAVDVSFARGTMKMM
- a CDS encoding cupin domain-containing protein, which translates into the protein MGDFPVFMKNALNKIPVSTQNTKDIEGFYFEGKDGSQMAFWTSFSDRTSEKHMHDFDEYMTVVNGQYTVYVEGEKTVLNPGDELFIPKGKEQWGECLAGTRTIHCFGGKRINPGKSTETENDLGK